A region from the Nematostella vectensis chromosome 13, jaNemVect1.1, whole genome shotgun sequence genome encodes:
- the LOC5518600 gene encoding ER membrane protein complex subunit 4 produces MANRSLSRKTLNKWSLDLSGRPKNVADQHTSSALPAPLGYSEHKYQHLEPRDLNSTHLVAKKTWDLALGPFKQIPMNLFIMYMAGNSISIFPIMMVGMMFLRPVKALLAIKSTFQALQGDHESATLQKITYLLGNISLVILALYKCQSMGLLPTATSDWLEFMERKTRLEYSGGGFGL; encoded by the exons ATGGCGAACAGAAGTTTGTCGAGAAAGACTCTGAATAAATGGTCTCTTGACCTCTCTGGGCG gccAAAAAATGTGGCCGATCAACACACTTCATCTGCGCTGCCCGCTCCACTGGGATATTCTGAGCACAAATATCAACACTTG GAACCGAGAGATCTGAACAGTACTCATTTAGTTGCAAAG AAAACCTGGGATCTCGCACTTGGGCCATTCAAGCAGATCCCCATGAACCTGTTTATCATGTACATGGCCGGCAACTCCATCTCCATCTTCCCTATCATGATGGTGGGAATGATGTTTCTGCGCCCCGTCAAGGCTCTACTTGCTATTAAATCAA CATTCCAAGCTCTTCAAGGAGACCATGAGAGTGCAACACTACAGAAAATCACATACCTACTTGGGAACATCTCTTTAGTTATATTGGCTCTCTATAAATGTCAATCAATGGGCTTGTTACCCACGGCAACCTCAGACTGGTTAGAGTTCATGGAGAGAAAGACT AGATTAGAATACAGTGGAGGAGGTTTTGGTCTTTAA
- the LOC5518601 gene encoding uncharacterized protein C594.04c codes for MVVEAIPDDTRYLALCAIVTIAMQTSFFIVAASCKFDKVTDFAGGTNFVVLAILTFCLAQTYADRQIMVTVCVTIWGLRLSGYLLYRIIKIGEDKRFDDKRENCLAFAGFWVYQAVWVFTVSLPVMMVNAPLSKNLVPLGAADYVGVAIFAIGLLLEAVADQLKFNFRNNPANKGKWCTVGPWSWSRHPNYFGEMCCWWGIFIISCSILIGGEWAAVLGPIFLMAILLFLSGIPLLEKKADERYGNLETYREYRIRTSPLIPLPPPLYAALNNILKAIFCCEFPLYNHLKDEPGENSYIKQQESSGTSQPQTA; via the exons ATGGTTGTTGAGGCTATCCCAGACGACACCCGTTATCTTGCTCTATGCGCTATCGTCACTATTGCAATGCAGACTTCTTTCTTTATTGTGGCTGCATCGTGCAAATTCGACAAAGTCACTGACTTTGCTGGTGGGACGAACTTCGTTGTGCTTGCTATTTTGACGTTTTGTCTCGCTCAG ACATATGCTGACCGTCAAATAATGGTAACCGTATGTGTTACTATATGGGGCTTGAGGCTCTCAGGCTACCTTCTCTACCGTATTATCAAGATTGGTGAAGACAAGCGTTTTGATGATAAGCGGGAGAACTGCTTGGCATTTGCAGGTTTCTGGGTTTACCAAGCAGTGTGGGTTTTCACCGTTAGTTTGCCTGTCATGATGGTCAATGCACCTCTAAGTAAAAACTTGGTACCATTAGGGGCAGCAGACTatgtgggcgtggctatcttTGCCATTGGTCTGTTACTAGAGGCTGTCGCTGACCAGCTTAAATTCAACTTCAGGAATAACCCT gccAATAAAGGCAAGTGGTGTACAGTAGGACCCTGGTCCTGGTCTCGACATCCTAACTATTTTGGCGAGATGTGCTGTTGGTGGGGTATATTTATCATCAGCTGCAGCATCTTGATTGGTGGCGAGTGGGCAGCAGTGCTAGGGCCTATATTCTTGATGGCTATCTTGCTGTTTCTTAGCGGCATCCCCTTACTGGAGAAGAAGGCTGATGAAAGATATGGAAA CCTTGAAACATACAGAGAGTACCGAATTCGCACCAGCCCCCTCATCCCTCTACCCCCGCCGCTGTACGCGGCTCTGAACAACATCTTGAAAGCTATCTTTTGCTGTGAGTTCCCCCTGTACAACCATCTCAAGGATGAGCCCGGAGAGAACTCATACATCAAGCAACAAGAATCATCCGGCACCAGTCAACCTCAAACTGCATAA
- the LOC5518549 gene encoding CKLF-like MARVEL transmembrane domain-containing protein 4: MSDPEQPHTEVSGQPEGTVAVSMTYAMSPRGMLKIVEFFQLLIAWVSAVACCSANFFLFVTIFSWIFVTIIFLFYFFCLVQKIPQINWDMSVFINSIIWGILLLVASSLLANYARVHNYAILPGSLYSAIVFGYFSVVAFVADACVHYQILRS, from the exons ATGTCTGACCCTGAGCAGCCGCATACGGAGGTCAGCGGTCAACCCGAAGGCACAGTAGCCGTTAGCATGACGTATGCGATGTCTCCAAGAGGAATGCTAAAGATCGTCGAATTC TTCCAGTTATTAATTGCCTGGGTGTCAGCGGTCGCTTGCTGTAGTGCCAACTTTTTCCTGTTCGTAACCATATTCTCTTGGATCttcgtcaccatcatctttTTGTTCTACTTTTTCTGCCTCGTGCAGAAAATACCGCAGATCAATTGGGACATGTCG GTGTTTATAAACTCCATAATCTGGGGGATCCTACTTCTCGTGGCTTCATCTTTGCTTGCCAATTATGCCCGAGTGCATAATTATGCCATCTTGCCTGGCTCCCTTTACTCTGCCATC GTTTTCGGCTACTTCAGTGTTGTGGCCTTTGTGGCAGATGCGTGCGTCCACTATCAGATTTTACGTTCCTAG
- the LOC5518602 gene encoding ficolin-2: MKTFSVRFQILGLLVFMLITTGKCQTCNADNGPKLSIPIQGRRLVKHVFKTLQESKPMLCYAECQKDKRCQSINFLYDSLTCELNNRTKEAKPGDFDEYEYGHHMELDTRVALGSVYELPGLSCEEIFASDPCSKNGNYYLSPDNQTPFLVRCKFDQAPVVWTVILQRSSDAVDFTRTFDEYGVGIGTPGDDNFLLGLDNIHRLTNSPGAKMLLVRLEDWNGNVRFAEYGNFAIGGKAQKYTLALKYRYQSGDAGDSLTYSNGMPFTAYDQDNDQRPSDNCAASFGGGGWWHNACFNANFNNPYYNSAICPFAKGITWLTWHGHEYSLKKVAMLVRNV, from the exons ATGAAAACCTTTTCAGTGAGATTTCAAATCTTAGGTCTTCTAGTTTTCATGCTAATCACAACGGGAAAATGCCAAACTTGTAATGCTGATAATGGTCCGAAATTATCTATCCCAATCCAGGGAAGACGACTTGttaaacatgtttttaaaacactGCAAGAAAGTAAACCAATGTTGTGCTATGCCGAATGTCAGAAAGACAAACGGTGCCAGAGCATCAACTTTCTTTACGACAGTCTGACGTGTGAACTGAATAACCGGACCAAGGAAGCGAAACCGGGCGATTTTGATGAATATGAGTATGGGCATCATATGGAGCTTGACACGAGAG ttGCTTTGGGGAGTGTATACGAACTTCCAGGGCTCTCGTGTGAGGAAATATTTGCCAGCGATCCTTGTTCGAAAAATGGGAACTATTATCTTTCTCCAGACAACCAGACACCTTTTCTG GTAAGGTGCAAGTTTGACCAAGCCCCTGTGGTCTGGACTGTTATTCTACAAAGAAGTTCGGACGCTGTTGACTTTACTCGAACGTTTGACGAGTACGGCGTAGGCATCGGGACTCCTGGAGACGACAACTTTCTGTTGGGTCTTGACAACATCCACAGGCTGACCAACAGTCCGGGTGCGAAAATGCTGCTTGTGAGGCTCGAAGACTGGAATGGTAATGTCAGATTTGCCGAATATGGCAACTTTGCTATTGGAGGCAAGGCTCAAAAATACACCCTGGCCCTGAAATACAGATACCAATCAG GAGATGCTGGGGATTCGCTCACTTATTCTAACGGGATGCCATTTACAGCTTATGACCAGGACAATGATCAGAGACCAAGCGATAACTGCGCTGCGAGCTTTGGTGGCGGTGGCTGGTGGCACAATGCATGCTTCAACGCTAATTTTAACAACCCGTATTACAACAGTGCCATTTGTCCGTTTGCAAAGGGGATAACTTGGTTGACTTGGCACGGGCATGAATACTCATTGAAGAAAGTAGCTATGTTAGTAAGGAATGTATAA